The sequence below is a genomic window from Dehalogenimonas sp. THU2.
CCAGCCAGGCTTCAAAACTAAGGGTTTCGTGGATGAAAACTATCGCGATCTTCAATTTACGGCTTTTCAATGACCTCGTAACAATTGGAAAATAGGTCATATCCATGTATCCGGGATAAACGCTTCCAGAGATATCAAATTCGGGATGAGTATTTTTAAGGTGAGATTTTAGATCAAGGATAAATCCCATCAAGCCCCGGTACGCCACCTGGATGTAGCCCTTTTCTAGTTGCTTTTTGTATTCGATGACGGATTCCGGAAACGATGCCATAAGTACCCTCCTGGCCGAATAATAGTCCAAAACCACGGATTGTCTAACTTAGATTATAAGCGCAATCCCGGTAATTTTGCGACAGTGCAGTATTGATGTATGTCGGTGGATGATACGTCGATATTTGTTAAAAAGTGCTATATTGTTCTCATGCGAAAAGTCATTGTGCAAGAGTATGACCCTGATTGGCCGCGGCAGGCCAAGGTCGAGATAGACCGGATTATCGCCGCTTGCGGTAAAGATATCATTTCGGTGGAACATATCGGCAGTACGTCCGTACCAAATCTCCCAGCCAAGCCGATCATAGATCTGCTGGGTGAAGTGAGAGATATCTTGATCATCGACGATTATACCCCGGCGTTAGAGGCAATCGGTTAACAGGCACGGGGAGAATTCGGGATAAACGGCCGTCGCTATTATTTTAGAGAAGGATCCGGGCAGCACACGCATCATTTACACATTTTCGCCACGGGCGATATTGGACTACACCGTCACCTAGCAGTACGCGGTTATCTCCGAACCCACCCGGAGGAAGCAGCAAGATATGGTTTACTCAAGACAGAATTGGCCGAACGTTTCCCTGAAGATATCGAGGCATATATGGACGGTAAAGGTGAGTTCATGAGGGAACTGGAAGATCGAGCGATGTCCTGGATGAGAGAATATAAACCCCTCGGTATGTAAACACCTCGATTGTATATGCCCGTTGTGATGCTTAAGGCGCTCCGCAACGCCCGCCAAAGTTTAGAACGGAAGCCTGAACAGCCTCTTCGTATTTTCCATGGTCGCCCTCGCCAATTCCTCAAACGGTATACCCCTGATCCCAGCCAGCGCTTCCGCCGTCTGAACGATGTATGATGGCTCGTTGCGTTTGCCGCGGCGGCTTTGCGGGGGGAGGAAGGGGCAGTCGGTCTCCAGCAACAGTTTGTCGATGGGGATGTAGCGCAGGGCGTTATAGATCACCTTCGATGACGGGTAGGTGATATAACCGCCGATCGAGATGTGGAATCCGGCATCGAGATAACGCTTTGCCAGTTCGAGACTATCACCGAAGCAGTGAATGACGCCTTTGGGATGAGAGGGATTGGCTGCCGCCCAGTCGATAAGCACCGGCACGATGGCTTGGTCAGCCTGGCGGTTGTGGATGACCACCGGCAGGTTGATCCTGACGGCCAGGTCCAGATGGAAACGCAGGGTCTTGAGTTGGTCAGTCTCCGAAAACGGTTTGTGATAGAAATCCATGCCGGTCTCGCCGACAGCGACGACCTTTGGCATGGCAGCCAGTTTTTCGATTCCGGCGAGCGCTTCATCTGTCGCCGTCGCCGAATCGCAAGGGTGAATGCCGACGGTGGCGTAGATGTTGTCATGGGCGGTGGCCAGTTCGATGGCTTTTTTACTGGATTGAAGATCGATGCCGATGGTGATGATCGTTTCGACCCCAGCATCGGTCGCACGCTTCAAAACAGCGTCGAAGTCCGGGGCGAAGTCCGGCAGGTCGAGGTGTGCGTGGGAGTCGATGAGGTTCAAGGCAGGTACCTTACGGAACGAGCGCCGAGGCGGCGGTTTCGGCCAGTTTCAGGGCTACGGCGGGCAGGATGCCGAAGAGCAGGATGCCGAAGGATGAGATAGCCAGCGCCGTTTTCAAAGAACCCGAAGAAGGTACCGGGCCTTGTTGTTCCGGTTCACGGAGCCACAAAACCTTGATGACGCCAAAGTAGTAGTAGGCGGATATGACAGTATTGACCGCGGCCAGGACCACCAGCCACAGAAGATCCGCCTGGACACCTGCATTGAAGATGTAGAACTTGGCGAGGAAACCGGCAGTCGGCGGGAAACCGATCAGGGACAAAAGCGACAGCGTAAGTGCTCCAGCCATGAAAGGTGATGTTCGCGCCAGACCGGCATAGTTTGCGAAATTGTCGCTGTTGAACTTCCGAGAGATGGCGATAACGCTGATGAAGGCGGCCAGATCGCTCACGGCAAAGGCGATCAGATAGAAGATGATGCCGCCGACGGCCAGCGTCGAAAGCGACGGCGCGTTACCTAAAGCCGCCAGTCCGACCAGGATGTAACCGGCGTGAGCTACGGTGGAGAAACCCAGCAGGCGTTTGATGTTCTTCTGGGGAATGGCCATGAGATTACCCATGGTCATACCGATAGCGGCGATAGCGGCGATGACCGGCGCCCACTGTTGCGCCAGGACGCCGGGTTCGATGAACGCCGTACCCAGGATACGCAGGATGAGGGCAAATCCGGCCGCCTTGGAGGCGATCGACAGGTACATGGTGATGGGCGTCGGGGCGCCTTCGTAAACGTCCGGTACCCAGAACTGGAAGGGGACAGCGGCTATCTTGAAACCCACGCCGGCGATGATGAGCACCAGGCCCATCAGGAGGCCGGGGGAGTCGAGAATGGAGGCCGGTGACATCGATTGCAGCGAGGCGGCGATCTCCGCCAGGCCGGTGGTGCCGGTGAAACCGAAAACGAGCGCCATACCGTAAAGCAGCACCGCTGAGGCGACGCCGGACAGGAGAACATATTTCAACGCGGATTCGGTGGACTTCTTATCTTTCTGGATACCCACCAAAACGTAGAAAGCCACGGCGGTGATCTCCAGCGCCAGGTAGAGAGTTATGAGGTTAGTGGCGGCGGCCATGAGCATCATTCCGAGGGAGGCAATAAGGACGAGGGCGTGGTACTCACCCCGGAAGCGGCGGAAATTATCCGTCCAGTCGATGGACGCCATGATAACCAGGCCAGCCATCACCGGGAAGAATATCTTGAAGAAAGCGGCGAAGGCGTCATGGGAGACCATGCCGCCGAAAAGGCTTTGGGAAGCGTCCGGCCATTGGATGACGGCGGCGATAACGGCGGCAGAGAGGCCGGCCAGGGCCGAGCCGACGAGGACCTTCTTCTGAGAGACGAAGAGGTCGGTCAGGATCACGGCGATGGCGGTGCCGAGGACGATCAGTTCCGGTATGAGGTAGGTGAAGTCCACTAGGCCGCCCTCATTCTTTGGCGGAAATTCCAAATCACAAATCCCAAATTACAAACAAATCCCAAATTCGAAAATCCAAATTTGAAACGTGACATCATGATCAGGAGCCTCCGAAAAGGGCGGCGATGGGTTTGATGCCGCCTTCGAAGACGTCGGTCAGGATACGGGGGTAGAGGCCGATAACGAACATGGCAATGACGAAAACGATGGCGAAGATGTTCTCCACGCGGTCGGTGTCATGGACGCCGGCGAACCTGGGCAGTGGCTGGCCGAAGAATACCCTCTGGATGGTCCAGAGGATGTAAGCCGCGGCCAGGAGGATACCAAGCAAACCGATTATGGTGAAGACCTGGATACCGGGAACGACACCGCTGCTGAATGAGCCCAGGAAGGTCCAGACCTCCGCGATGAAGCCGCTGGTGGCGGGGACGGCCATGGCGCCCAGGCCGCCCAGGACGAAGATGATAGTGGCGCGGGGCATCTGGTTGGCCAGGCCGCCCAGGCGGGGAATGGCGCGCTCATGCGTATTGTGCATCACCACGCCGGTGATGGCGAAGAGCAGGCCGGTGATGATGCCGTGAGATACCATCTGGAGCGAGGCGCCGATCATCGACAGCTGTCCCAGGGCGAAAATGCCCAGGAGCACGAAGCCCATGTGACTAACCGACGAGTACGCGATAAGGCGCTTGATATCCGTCTGCTTGAGGGTTACGGCGCCTCCATAGACGATGTTGATGACCGCCAGTACCAGGATAATCGGGGCGAACTTGAGCGCCTCATCCGGGAACATGGCGGCGTTGATGCGCAGCATGGCGTAGCCGCCCATTTTAAGGAGCGTGCCGGCCAGGATAACCGAGACGGCGGTGGGGGCGTCGGTATGGGCGTCCGGCAGCCAGGTGTGGAAGGGGAAGACCGGCAGTTTGATGGCGAAACCAAGGAAGAAAAAGACGAAGGTCAGCGCCAGCGCACCAGCCTTCATAACCTCGGTCAGGTCTGTGTTGAGCATGGTGACCATATCGAGCGAACCGGTGGCGAAGTACAGCACCAGGATACCGGCCAGGATGAAGGCGCCTCCCAGCAGGGTGTAAAGAACGTATTTAAGGGCGGAGTATTCCTTGCGCCCGGCCCCCCAGATGGCGATGAGGAAATACATGGGGATGAGTTCCAGTTCCCAAAAAATGAAGAAGAGCAGGAAGTCCAGCGAGATGAACACGCCGGTGATCGATGCCTGGAGCAAAAGTATCCAGGCGAAGTATTCACGGACCCGGAGATCGATCTTCCAGGAGATCAGGATTACCAGGACGCCGAGGAGTGTGGTCAACAGCAGGAACGGCAGCGACAGGCCGTCCACGCCCAGGGAGTAATTGGCGTTGATCAACGGAATCCAGGAGACCTTCTCCCCGAACTGAATGACACCGCTCATCTCCGCCGAGCGGTCGAAGCCGGCAAAGACGATAATGGAAAAGATAAGCGGCAGCACCGTGGCTATGAGAGAGAGATATGTGATCGCCTTCGGCGACAGCTTTGGCCAGAGCGCGATCAAAAGAGCCCCGATGATGGGGATGAAAATGGTTAGCGTTAAATAGGGCATATCCAATTAACAAACACCTCCTCTAGCCGGCGAGAAACACGACGACAACGATGGTCAAAATACCGAAAGCGATAAACATACCATAAGTCTGGAGTTGACCGGATTGGGCGCGCCGCAATATGGATCCCGCTGATACTGTGCCGTCGGCCACGGCGTTGACGGTGCCGTCCACCGCCTTTTCATCGAAATACCTGAAATGACCGAAAAGCTTGCGGGTGATCACGTTCTGCACGATGACAGTGTTCAACCCGTTGTCCAGCAGCCGGCTGTCGAAGAACTGGAAACCGGCGAATAAACCGCGGAGCAGCACCAGTTCGCCGATGATCTTCTCGTATAACTCATCGAAGAAGTACTTGCGCCGGACCAGTTCGTAAAGGGCGCCGAAGCGGCGGGCGATAATTTCGGCGGAGACCCAGCGCTTGATGTACATGGCGTAAGCCAGGAAGATGCCCGCGGCGGCCAGACCGAGAGATAGCCAGGTTACCGGATGGGTGAAGGCGCCGAAAAGACCCTCGATCACGCTCATCGGTTCACCATGGCCGAACAAACCGCCGAAACCGCCGGTGAGGTTCAGGAAACCGGAGAAGGCAGCGGGCACAGCCAGGATCAACAGCGGCGCGGTCATCACACGGGGAGATTCATGGGGGTGATTGTGACCCCGATACTCGCCGTGGAAACTCAGGAACATCAACCGGAACATGTAGAACGCAGTCAGGAATACGGTGATCAGAGCCAGAGTGAAAAGTATCGGCTGGCCGGATGATCCGGCGATGATCTCATCCTTGGAGAAGAAGCCGGACAGCGGCCAGATCCCGGCCATGGAAACCGAGGCGATCAGCATGGTGTAATAGGTTTTAGGCATGAACTTCTTCAAGCCGCCCATATGGCGCATGTCGAAGGTGCCGGTAGCGTGATTGACCGAACCGGAACCCAAGAAGAGCAGACTCTTGAAAAAAGCGTGGTTCATCAGGTGGAACATGGCGATGGCTACGCCGCCGGTACCAAGGCCGAGCATCATGTAGCCCAGTTGCGACACGGTAGAATAAGCCAGAACCCGCTTCATGTCATGCATGACCAGTCCCATGGTGGCGGCAAAGATGGCGGTAATGCCGCCGATGACAGCGACGGTGGTCAACGCCGTTGTGGAATGCTCGAACAGGGGATAAGTCCGGGCGACGAGGAAAACACCGGCGGCGACCATGGTGGCGGCGTGGATCAGGGCGGAAACGGGGGTGGGGCCTTCCATGGCGTCCGGCAACCAGACGTGCAGCGGGAATTGGGCGCTCTTGCCCACCGCGCCCAGGAAAACACCCAACGCAGCTAATGTCAGCACGCCGCCGGCCAGGACGCCGGCAACAGCCAGTTCGTTAAGCTCGCAGATGTCCAGTGTGCCCGTATTGGCAAACAGCAGCACGATGGCTGCCAGGAAGCCGAAATCCCCGATGCGGGTGACGATAAAGGCCTTCTTGGCAGCAGCGGCGGCGGCGGGACGCTGGAACCAGAAGCCGATCAACAGATAAGAACACAGGCCGACCAGTTCCCAGAAAGCGAAGGTGAGGAACAGGTTGTCGGACAGCACCAGGCCGATCATCGCGACGCCGAAGAGAGACAGAAAGGCGTAGTAACGCTCGTAGCCCGGGTCGCCGTGCATGTAGCCCTGGGAATAGATGTTGACCATGAGGGCGACGAAGGTGATGACCACCAGCATGACGGCGGTCAGGCCGTCCAGGATGAAGCCGAAGTGGATATTGAGGCCGGCAACATTAACCCAATCGATCGGCGCGATGACGATCTCGTGGTGTTCAGCGCCTATAACGCCGGTAAGCGCCCAGAGAGAAAGCAGCAGCGCACCGGACATAGCGGCGACGCCTACATAACCGCTTATCTCAGGCCGCAGCTTCAGCAGAGGCTTGATCACCAGGGCGATGAGGGCGAAGGCCGCCAGAGGCAGCAGCAGGATCGCCCAGACGAACGGCGCCGTTATCAACTCTTGTTCACTCGCTTTACCATTTCATTAAATCTATCTTGGTGGCATCGATAGTATCGCGGCTGCGGTAGATTGACATAATAATCGCCAGGGCAACAGTGGCCTCCGCCGCGGCGACCACGATGATGAAGATGGTGAAGATCTGGCCGGTCAGCAACTCCGGAACCACAAAACGGGAGAAGGCGACCATGGCGATGGCCGCGGCGTTAAGCATCAACTCAATGCACATCAATATGATCACGGCGCTGCGCTTGGACAGGGCGCCCCAGAGCCCGATGCCGAAAAGCACCGCCGAGAGGATTAAATAATGGTTCAGGCCGACTTCCATTATTTATCCCTCACTAAGATGATAGCGCCGATGATGGCGGTGAGCAGCAGCACCCCGGCCATCTCCAACGGCAGCATGAAACCGTCGGTAGAGAACAGCAGAGCCGCCAGCTCCGGAGTGGTGTTATCGACCGGCGGCGCCTCGGAGATGTTCCAATCAGTCGCCAGGGTGGTGACAATAAGCGCCAGGGATATTCCGCCGCTGGCAAAGAGCGCCGGCAGCCGCAGCCGGTTGGTGAGGCTGCCCAACTGGATCTCCCGGGTCAACATGATAGCCAGGATGATCAGCACCGAAATGGCGCCGACGTAGATCAAAACCTGGATGGCCGCCAGGAAATCCGCGGAGAGAGTAACGAACAATCCGGCTACCAGGAAGAAACACAGCACCAGCATCAGAGAGGCGCGGAAGACGTTCTTCAAAAGCACCACCGCCAATGCGGAAATGATGATGCCGGCCGCGAAGATGAAAAAGCCGATCTCCATTACTTAGCCTTCTTCTTCCGCCGGTCTTCGGCATAGGTGGTCTGGTTGATGAGGAGTGTCTGCATCGGCAGCTTGGCGGCGGTGTCGGGGCGGTAATAGCCGGAGCGCGGCCGTTTGGCGTCATCGACCAGGAGTTCATCGTTGCTTTTAGTCAGTTCAAGACAGCGGCCGTCGGACGGGGTGGTCCCGGTCTTGGCCCCTTCGAAACTGGTGCAGCGGTAGGTGGTGCCGGTGTAATTGTAACCCAGGTAGATGGATATGCCAGTAGGGCAGGATTCGATGCACAGGCCGCAATAGATGCACAACCCCAGGTCCACCACGAAATCGTCGGTTTTAAGCTTCTTATCTTCACCCCGGGACACTTCCATCTTGATGGCGCCGACCGGACAGGCACGTTCGCAGGCGCGGCAGGAGATACAGCTTTCCTTGTCCCAGATGATATCGGTGCCGCGCAACCGCCGCGACATGGTCAGCCGCTGCTCCGGATACTGCACCGTGATCCACTTGCGGCCCAGATGCTTGACCGTGGTCTGGAGGCCGCGGACCAACCCCTCGCCGAAATTCTTAACTGAAGGCATGGCCGCCTCCGGTGCGGAACTGCCGGCTCATCAGGAAGATGAGCGCTGCCGCCAGTCCAAAGTTCAGCGGTATGGCCAACCACAATTGGTCGGAGAGGCCGGTGAGCACCAGTATGGCGGTCAGGAGCAGGTTCAGGAGCGCCAACGGCAGGAGGAATTTCCAGCCGAAAGCCATGACCTGATCTATCCTGAGACGGGGGAAGGTGGCCCGCACCCACATGATAAGCGTAAACACCGCTAAAATCTTGATAATTAGCCACATAAAGCCGGGCAGGAAGGGACCGGCCCAGCCGCCGAGGAAAAGAGTGCTGGCGATGGCGGAAACGGACAAAGTCTCGGCGTACTCGGTGAGGTAAAACAGACCGAATTTCATGCCGGAATACTCGGTCTGGAAACCGGCGATGATCTCGGAATCGGCCTCTAAAAGATCGAACGGCGTCCGGTTGATCTCGGCCATGGCCGCTGTGATGTAGATGAGAAAGCCCAATGGCTGCAGGAAAATGAAAGGCACGTTTTGCGCTTTGACGATTTCATTCAATGAAAGAGAGCCGGCCAGCATCACGGCGCCCAGGATGGACAGGACGAGGGGTATCTCGTAACTGACTTCCTGGGCGATGGTGCGCATGGCTCCCAGGAGCGAATACTTGTTGGATGAAGCCCAGCCGGCCATGAAAATGCCGATAACCACCACCGAACTCACCGCCATGATATAGAGGATACCGATATTGAGGTCGGCCAGGAGCGCATCGTCGCCGAAGGGAATGACGGCGAACACCGCCATGGCGGGGACGAAGGCCACCAGGGGCGCCAGAAAATGCACCGGTTTGTCGGCCAGCGCCGGGACCAGATCTTCCTTAAGCAGCACTTTGACGGCGTCGGCGATGGGTTGCAGCAAGCCAAAAGGTCCGGCGCGGTTGGGACCCGGCCTGATCTGGAAACGTCCCAGGCCGCGCCGTTCATACCAGATAAAAAAGAGCACGCCGGAGATGACGAAACCGAACAGGATGACAGTGAAAATGAGGAAGTGTAGCCAATCCATCAGCGGTCGACCTCACCCATGACGATATCGATGCTGCCGAATATAGCCATCAAATCGGCGACTTTCCAACCCAACAACATCTCGCGGAGGGCAGTCAGGTTGATGTAACTGGGGGCGCGTACGTGCCAGCGGTAGGGATTCTCCGTACCGTCGGCTACGACATAAAAGCCCAGTTCCCCTTTGGCTCCTTCAACGGCGTTGTAGGTTTCGCCGGCGGGGGGACGGATTATTTTGGAAACTTTAGCAATGATCTCACCTTGAGGCAACTGATCCACCGCCTGTTTCACGATGCGGACGCTCTGCCGCATCTCTTCCATACGCACCATGTAACGGTCATAGGTATCGCCGACGGTACCGACGGGAATGTCGAAGTCGAACCGATCGTATATCGAATACGGCTGGTCTTTTCGCAGGTCCCACTTGACCCCGCTGCCCCGGAGCACCGGCCCGGCGGCGGAGGCGTTGATCGCCAACTCTCGTGGCAATATACCGACGCCTTTGGAGCGCACCAGCATGATCTCGTTGGTGGAAACGAGCTTGTCGTACTCGTCGATAAAACCGGGCATCTCGTCCAGGAACTTTTTAAGAGCCGGCAGGAATTCATCCGGCAGATCCATGGAAACGCCGCCGAAGCGCATGTAGTTGTAGTTGAGGCGCTGCCCGCACACCATGTCGAAGAGTTCCACGATCTTCTCTCGCTCGCGGAACATGTAAAGCAGGGGCGTCATGAAAGCGCCGATATCGTTGATGAAAAAGCCGATGCCGGCCAGGTGGGAGCCGATGCGCTGGAGTTCTGCCATGATAACCCGGATATATTGGGCACGCTCCGGAACTTCGATTTTAAGCAGGTCTTCTACCGCCATGCAGTAAGCTTGGTTGTTGATCATCGATGTCAGGTAGTCCAAACGGTCGGTGAGCGGGATATTCTTAGTGTAATTACGGCCTTCGGCGATCTTTTCCATGCCCCGGTGAAGGTAACCGAAGATCGGCTCCACATCGATGATGACCTCGCCGTCAAGCGTCAGCCGCAGCCGGAACACCCCATGGGTACTGGGGTGCTGGGGACCGACGTTAATGACATAATGTTCGGTTTTAAGCGTCACGGTCTACCCAGTCCTTTCGGAGCGGATAACCGGGAAAGCCATCCCATAGAAGGATGCGCTTCAAATTCGGATGCCCGGTGAATTCGATGCCCATGAGATCATAGATTTCCCGTTCCTGAAGGTCGGCGCCGCGCCATACGGGCGTCACCGACGGAGCGGTGGGTTTATCATGATCGGTCAAATCGACCCTGAAATCCAGACGCTGTTTGCGTGATAGGGAAGTCAGGCGGTAGATCAGGCTGAAATGAGTTTTATGGTCGACGCCGGTGACGGAGTTCAAATAATCGAAGTTGAATTCCGGGTCATCGCGGAGGAAGGCGGCGACTTCGGTCAAGCGGTCCGGCTTGACCGAAAGGCGCCCGTTATCCGCGGCGGATGCACCTTCGCCAAACTTATCCTTCAGCCGCTCGTGGACGGCGATGCAGTCCAGGTCCAGCATCAGCCTTCCACCGCCCTTCTGGTGGGGCTCATCTTATCGACTTTAGCGTGAATGTCCAGGATAGCCTGCAACAGCGCTTCCGGGCGCGGCGGGCAGCCCGGGACGTAGACATCGATCGGTACGATCTTATTGAATCCGGGCACCACGGAATAAGAACCTTTGAAGATGCCGCCGGAGGTGCCGCAGGAGCCCATGGCCAGCACCCACTTGGGATCCGGCATCTGGTCATAGATACGCTTGAGCCAGGGGGCCATCTTCCAGGTCAGTGTACCGGCCACGATCATGAGGTCGGCCTGCCGGGGAGAGGCGCGGAAAATTTCCATACCGAAGCGCGCCAGGTCGAAGCGGGAGGCAGCGGTGCACATCATCTCGATGGCGCAGCAGGCCAGGCCGAAGGTCACCGGCCACATCGAATAGTGGCGGGACCAATTGACTACTTTGTCGACGCTGGTTAAAAGAACGTTGGAGGCCAACGGCGGCGCGTTCAGCCAGTCTATCGGGTCAGGGATAGCGGTCTGATGGCTCTTCAGAAAACTCTCGACGATCTCGCCCTCCCGTGCATCGAGTTCGATGTCGGAATAGGCGAAATTGCGCGGCGGTTCTATTGCCATTCCAGCGCCCCTTTCTTCCAGGCGTAAAAATAGCCCACCGTCACGATGAAGAGGAAAAACATCGCGATGAAAAAGGCGGGGACACCCAGATCACCCAGGCTGGCCGCCCAGGGGTAAAGAAAAACAGCCAGCACATCCATGACGATGAGCATCAGCGCGTAAATGTAATAGCGGAAATTGAATTGCACCCAGGAACGCCCTGTGGTTTCCATACCGCATTCGTAAGTCTCCTGTTTAACCTGGGACGGGTTCCTGGGCACGATCTTGGTGAGCCGGCCGAGAATAATCGGAATGAACAGCGTCACCAGGATAAACCCGATGGCAATAATTAAAAAAAGCCCGACATAGCCGAACTGGGTTAACATGATGCGTCAGCCTCCGGGGTAGTACTAGGCCAAAAGTTATAGGGTAGTATATACTTTTTGACCCAAGATGACAAGCAGACATCACTTACCAGTATATGATACACCAACTTATCCGGAATCGTGAATCTCTAACATTGCCAGCGATGCCGTTCTCGATAGACTACCGCTAGACCGAATCTAATCCAGCAGCGTCGGTATGCCCTCCGCCGCCTCCATCGTCATGTCGGTTTTCAGGGCGCGGGACTTCTGCCGCTCCTTGAACTCCGCCGCCAGTTCCGTTGATTCCTGGTAGAACTGACGTAGGATGGGTACCTCGGAGAGGTCGGACAGCATCAACGTTACATCCAGGATTCCGCGTTCCCGCGGATAGTCACCAAGGCGCTGCTGCGCCGCCGGTGCTACCTCCCTGAGGCGTTCGGAGAGGTCTTTGACCAGTTCGACGCTGATCTCACGGGCGGGCCCGGAAACCAGCAGACCAGCCCGGCCGGCGTCAACGGGGTTGCAGGCGACCGACATCTCCGCCAGCGCCTCATCCATGGCATATAGACCGCGCTGGTTCTCAAAGTTCTTCTTGAGGTAGTTACGAGTTTTCTCGAACGGTAAAACGATCAAGTCCAGCGGCACCGTGCCATAGCCGATGCCCGTCCAGCCGCGCAGCGTCTCCTTGAGATCTCCGGTGTCCAGAATCGAGGTGCCTATTGACTTGGCTTTGCGTTCCTCACCCGAGCACAGCAGGTTATAGAAAGGTGTGACAATCATCTCGTTGATCTTCTGGAAGTTGCTGGCCAGTGACTGGCTTTTCCGGATGAAACGCTGGTTGTCCACGAGGATCACCGCATCGGCGGCCTGATTGGCGGACTTGAGGCACATCGCGGTATTGAAAACAGCCCGCTCCTCATTCAGCCGCTCGTGCTCGAAGGGCAAGGCCACCATGGCGTACACCGGCTTATCCCGAAAATTCTCCTTGAACGCCCGGGCGAATATCGGAAGTGCGCCCGAGCCTGTTCCGCCGCCGCCGGAGGCCATGAGCAGCAGCGCGTCGGCATCATAAAAGCGTTCGTTCTTCTTCATGATGCCAATGAGGTTATCCCGCTCCTCTTTGGCGATCTCGGCGCCCGTCTCTGAGATCTTGGCTACCCCGTGGCCGCCGGTGTGACCGGCGCCGATAAGGATACGGTGAAGGGAGTCTTTTTTAACTTTGGTCAATGAGGAAAGGTCGGCGGTATCGGTGTTGATCGCTAATATGTCGGTGGCAATGCGTAAGTTTCTCTCCTGACGCGCTTTGATGGCCATCCGGGCGAATTCATCGGCGAGCCTGCCTCCGGCCTGTCCCAGACCGACAATGATCAGCTTCATTTCAGGGTTCCTCCTGAGTGCATTTCGGCTTGAGTCTAAAGGGGCGGGACGGGTTTGTCAATAGGATTTTATAAAAGCTTGCCACAGTCGAATCTATAATGAGTCATTTATCGACCATGCTTGCCCGGTACTAGTACTTGGTGCTAAAATGTCGACAGATTACCCTTCGAGCTGTCCTCGCCTAAATCAATCGACATGGCAGGCGGCCGGTCAGGGTGTCGCTGGAAACGGCGGCGCCTCCCGTATTTGGAAAGGAGGGCGGATATGGCATATTGCCGCCTCTTTATTGGAGGCTGTTTAATAATATGACTGAAGGCAACTGCATCACCGGCACCTACGATGCCTTCAACCGCCGCGTCAATTACCTGAGGATATCGGTCACCGACCGCTGCAATCTGCGATGCATCTATTGTTCCGACGGCGAAATTTCCCATCTCGGACATAACGACATCCTGTCGTATGAAGAGATAGCCCGTATCACACGGGTGGCGGCGGAGATGGGGGTAACCCATGTGCGGCTTACCGGCGGCGAACCTCTGGTACGTCCGTATGTCGCTAATCTGGTCAGCCTGTTGACCGCGATACCGGGTATTGAGGATATATCCCTGACCACCAACGGAACACTTCTGGAAGCGCAGGCGGCCGAACTAAAAGCAGCCGGTTTGAAGCGGATCAACGTCAGCC
It includes:
- a CDS encoding NADH-quinone oxidoreductase subunit I codes for the protein MPSVKNFGEGLVRGLQTTVKHLGRKWITVQYPEQRLTMSRRLRGTDIIWDKESCISCRACERACPVGAIKMEVSRGEDKKLKTDDFVVDLGLCIYCGLCIESCPTGISIYLGYNYTGTTYRCTSFEGAKTGTTPSDGRCLELTKSNDELLVDDAKRPRSGYYRPDTAAKLPMQTLLINQTTYAEDRRKKKAK
- a CDS encoding NADH-quinone oxidoreductase subunit C; this encodes MLDLDCIAVHERLKDKFGEGASAADNGRLSVKPDRLTEVAAFLRDDPEFNFDYLNSVTGVDHKTHFSLIYRLTSLSRKQRLDFRVDLTDHDKPTAPSVTPVWRGADLQEREIYDLMGIEFTGHPNLKRILLWDGFPGYPLRKDWVDRDA
- the ndhC gene encoding NADH-quinone oxidoreductase subunit A; protein product: MLTQFGYVGLFLIIAIGFILVTLFIPIILGRLTKIVPRNPSQVKQETYECGMETTGRSWVQFNFRYYIYALMLIVMDVLAVFLYPWAASLGDLGVPAFFIAMFFLFIVTVGYFYAWKKGALEWQ
- a CDS encoding NADH-quinone oxidoreductase subunit J, whose translation is MEIGFFIFAAGIIISALAVVLLKNVFRASLMLVLCFFLVAGLFVTLSADFLAAIQVLIYVGAISVLIILAIMLTREIQLGSLTNRLRLPALFASGGISLALIVTTLATDWNISEAPPVDNTTPELAALLFSTDGFMLPLEMAGVLLLTAIIGAIILVRDK
- a CDS encoding NADH-quinone oxidoreductase subunit D, whose translation is MTLKTEHYVINVGPQHPSTHGVFRLRLTLDGEVIIDVEPIFGYLHRGMEKIAEGRNYTKNIPLTDRLDYLTSMINNQAYCMAVEDLLKIEVPERAQYIRVIMAELQRIGSHLAGIGFFINDIGAFMTPLLYMFREREKIVELFDMVCGQRLNYNYMRFGGVSMDLPDEFLPALKKFLDEMPGFIDEYDKLVSTNEIMLVRSKGVGILPRELAINASAAGPVLRGSGVKWDLRKDQPYSIYDRFDFDIPVGTVGDTYDRYMVRMEEMRQSVRIVKQAVDQLPQGEIIAKVSKIIRPPAGETYNAVEGAKGELGFYVVADGTENPYRWHVRAPSYINLTALREMLLGWKVADLMAIFGSIDIVMGEVDR
- the nuoH gene encoding NADH-quinone oxidoreductase subunit NuoH, translated to MMDWLHFLIFTVILFGFVISGVLFFIWYERRGLGRFQIRPGPNRAGPFGLLQPIADAVKVLLKEDLVPALADKPVHFLAPLVAFVPAMAVFAVIPFGDDALLADLNIGILYIMAVSSVVVIGIFMAGWASSNKYSLLGAMRTIAQEVSYEIPLVLSILGAVMLAGSLSLNEIVKAQNVPFIFLQPLGFLIYITAAMAEINRTPFDLLEADSEIIAGFQTEYSGMKFGLFYLTEYAETLSVSAIASTLFLGGWAGPFLPGFMWLIIKILAVFTLIMWVRATFPRLRIDQVMAFGWKFLLPLALLNLLLTAILVLTGLSDQLWLAIPLNFGLAAALIFLMSRQFRTGGGHAFS
- a CDS encoding NADH-quinone oxidoreductase subunit B family protein; its protein translation is MAIEPPRNFAYSDIELDAREGEIVESFLKSHQTAIPDPIDWLNAPPLASNVLLTSVDKVVNWSRHYSMWPVTFGLACCAIEMMCTAASRFDLARFGMEIFRASPRQADLMIVAGTLTWKMAPWLKRIYDQMPDPKWVLAMGSCGTSGGIFKGSYSVVPGFNKIVPIDVYVPGCPPRPEALLQAILDIHAKVDKMSPTRRAVEG